In Nymphalis io chromosome 11, ilAglIoxx1.1, whole genome shotgun sequence, one genomic interval encodes:
- the LOC126771537 gene encoding enoyl-[acyl-carrier-protein] reductase, mitochondrial isoform X2 — translation MPFLRLTRKFICGVKTLNITSSSSFLNISRNLMSKSLYYCEFGDPIQVVKFRELEVPPLKSQEVLVRMLAAPVNPADINTIQGRNHCLPHLPCVPGDEGVGEVVEIGNKVCTVDPGERVVLTSRGLGTWQYYGIYHERDVHVISPNIPLPEASMLTIAPCMAYRMLKDFRKIKPGETVIQNAANSACGQCVIQLCKAWDINTFNIVANHCNYEFVKEHLLSIGATAVHTLEEAEELTTFNTSLSRPVLALNCLGGRFEDVMLRLLENSGTIVYYGSAFHIPIAKHIVRGDVLFNRFHLSEWDAYAGVIEKDVMMNNIIKLMVIGKFRAPSYQPLELKNYVHAFRNTVICEAFSTNSYVFDFTLT, via the exons ATGCCTTTTTTACGATTGACTCGTAAATTTATATGTGGTGTGAAAACCTTGAATATAACAAGCAGCTCGAGTTTTCTTAACATTTCACGAAATCTAATGTCAAAAAGTCTGTATTATTGTGAATTTGGTGATCCAATCCAAGTAGTTAAATTCAGGGAATTAGAAGTGCCACCTCTTAAAAGCCAAGAAGTTCTAGTGCGCATGCTAGCAGCTCCGGTCAACCCGGCAGATATTAATACAATTCAag GTAGAAATCATTGTCTGCCACATTTACCTTGTGTACCTGGTGATGAAGGGGTTGGTGAAGTAGTTGAAATCGGTAATAAAGTTTGCACTGTTGATCCCGGTGAGCGTGTAGTTCTAACTTCAAGGGGTCTTGGAACCTGGCAGTACTACGGCATATATCATGAAAGAGATGTCCACGTTATATCCCCTAATATCCCTCTTCCCGAAGCATCCATGTTAACTATCGCTCCGTGTATGGCATATAGAATGTTAAAAGATTTTAGAAAGATCAAACCAGGTGAAACAGTCATACAAAATGCTGCCAATAGTGCCTGTGGACAGTGTGTAATACAGCTTTGTAAGGCTTGGGACATTAATACTTTCAACATTGTTGCTAATCATTGTAATTATGAATTTGTAAAAGAACATCTCTTGAGTATCGGTGCAACAGCCGTACACACTCTTGAAGAGGCTGAAGAACTTACAACATTTAATACATCATTATCTAGACCTGTATTAGCTTTAAACTGCTTAGGTGGTAGGTTTGAAGATGTAATGTTAAGACTTCTCGAGAACAGTGGTACCATAGTATACTACGGATCTGCTTTTCATATACCAATTGCGAAACATATTGTACGCGGTGACGTGTTATTTAATAGATTTCATCTTTCGGAATGGGATGCTTATGCTGGTGTAATTGAAAAAGATGTAatgatgaataatattataaaactaatggtGATTGGAAAATTTAGAGCACCTTCTTATCAACCCTTGGAActtaaaaattatgtacatgCATTTAGAAATACTGTTATTTGTGAAGCATTTTCTACTAACAGTTACGTATTTGATTTtactttaacataa
- the LOC126771539 gene encoding uncharacterized protein LOC126771539 isoform X3, whose product MQNTETAWRKNGDWKGRYFKLYSSRGVSLSQSLGVNDTLLLDMVRSRSREVEDELRDQPLMLSSDDNDNQNLNESCVHGMSIRMTERSASRSRVSRMSTRRDMDIPSILAFTTNVPAPPTHLEIPAFQKVEQRREEIPRWSIRRSVCPVCSQKWKDKSSITNVKYSGLKRNSLYYELPSVIAPARLRTLISIGHSPRPVPAAVDKEAGVQQGGLRNTSTSWQLTRARRFRAPKLQLPPPEATAPPSCNAPMARKDLDLRVTRFLSD is encoded by the exons atgca aaacacCGAAACAGCATGGCGAAAAAATGGGGATTGGAAAGGAcgatattttaaactttattcatCTAGAGGTGTATCGTT GTCCCAAAGTCTCGGTGTTAACGACACTCTTCTTTTGGACATGGTGCGTTCAAGGAGCCGTGAAGTAGAGGACGAGTTACGAGACCAGCCGCTCATGTTATCCAGTGACGATAATGACAA tcAAAATTTGAACGAGTCATGTGTTCACGGTATGAGCATTCGCATGACAGAGCGCAGCGCGTCTCGTTCACGCGTCTCCCGGATGTCTACTCGCCGTGATATGGACATACCGTCCATACTTGCATTCACTACAAATGTGCCTGCCCCACCG ACCCATTTAGAAATACCAGCATTTCAAAAGGTAGAGCAACGACGTGAGGAAATTCCGCGATGGTCGATACGACGATCTGTCTGTCCAGTGTGTTCCCAAAAATGGAAAGATAAAAGCTCTATAACGAATGTTAAATATTCGG GTCTGAAGAGAAATTCACTATATTACGAGTTGCCATCTGTTATTGCACCAGCTCGCTTGAGGACATTAATCTCAATCGGACA CTCCCCACGACCAGTGCCTGCTGCTGTAGATAAGGAAGCTGGTGTACAACAAGGAGGTCTCCGTAATACGAGCACGTCGTGGCAATTGACAAGGGCTCGTCGCTTCCGAGCCCCTAAACTTCAACTCCCTCCTCCTGAAGCAACAGCGCCCCCAAGTTGTAACGCACCAATGGCACGAAAAGATTTAGACCTTCGCGTTACTCGTTTTCTTTCGGATTAA
- the LOC126771539 gene encoding uncharacterized protein LOC126771539 isoform X2: protein MNNDKTPYTSLLIKLRASQRDTSIKSNESLPPYLTSLLSQRSDSYSTKQNSQQSQSLGVNDTLLLDMVRSRSREVEDELRDQPLMLSSDDNDNQNLNESCVHGMSIRMTERSASRSRVSRMSTRRDMDIPSILAFTTNVPAPPTHLEIPAFQKVEQRREEIPRWSIRRSVCPVCSQKWKDKSSITNVKYSGLKRNSLYYELPSVIAPARLRTLISIGHSPRPVPAAVDKEAGVQQGGLRNTSTSWQLTRARRFRAPKLQLPPPEATAPPSCNAPMARKDLDLRVTRFLSD, encoded by the exons ATGAATAACGACAAAACTCCATACACATCACTTCTAATAAAGCTGAGAGCCAGTCAAAGAGATACTTCCATAAAATCAAATGAATCTTTGCCCCCATACTTAACTTCTTTGTTGTCACAACGGAGCGATAGCTATAGCACGAAACAGAACAGTCAACA GTCCCAAAGTCTCGGTGTTAACGACACTCTTCTTTTGGACATGGTGCGTTCAAGGAGCCGTGAAGTAGAGGACGAGTTACGAGACCAGCCGCTCATGTTATCCAGTGACGATAATGACAA tcAAAATTTGAACGAGTCATGTGTTCACGGTATGAGCATTCGCATGACAGAGCGCAGCGCGTCTCGTTCACGCGTCTCCCGGATGTCTACTCGCCGTGATATGGACATACCGTCCATACTTGCATTCACTACAAATGTGCCTGCCCCACCG ACCCATTTAGAAATACCAGCATTTCAAAAGGTAGAGCAACGACGTGAGGAAATTCCGCGATGGTCGATACGACGATCTGTCTGTCCAGTGTGTTCCCAAAAATGGAAAGATAAAAGCTCTATAACGAATGTTAAATATTCGG GTCTGAAGAGAAATTCACTATATTACGAGTTGCCATCTGTTATTGCACCAGCTCGCTTGAGGACATTAATCTCAATCGGACA CTCCCCACGACCAGTGCCTGCTGCTGTAGATAAGGAAGCTGGTGTACAACAAGGAGGTCTCCGTAATACGAGCACGTCGTGGCAATTGACAAGGGCTCGTCGCTTCCGAGCCCCTAAACTTCAACTCCCTCCTCCTGAAGCAACAGCGCCCCCAAGTTGTAACGCACCAATGGCACGAAAAGATTTAGACCTTCGCGTTACTCGTTTTCTTTCGGATTAA
- the LOC126771539 gene encoding uncharacterized protein LOC126771539 isoform X1, which translates to MQNTETAWRKNGDWKGRYFKLYSSRGVSLTKKIEPQRISFMNNDKTPYTSLLIKLRASQRDTSIKSNESLPPYLTSLLSQRSDSYSTKQNSQQSQSLGVNDTLLLDMVRSRSREVEDELRDQPLMLSSDDNDNQNLNESCVHGMSIRMTERSASRSRVSRMSTRRDMDIPSILAFTTNVPAPPTHLEIPAFQKVEQRREEIPRWSIRRSVCPVCSQKWKDKSSITNVKYSGLKRNSLYYELPSVIAPARLRTLISIGHSPRPVPAAVDKEAGVQQGGLRNTSTSWQLTRARRFRAPKLQLPPPEATAPPSCNAPMARKDLDLRVTRFLSD; encoded by the exons atgca aaacacCGAAACAGCATGGCGAAAAAATGGGGATTGGAAAGGAcgatattttaaactttattcatCTAGAGGTGTATCGTT AACTAAAAAAATAGAACCTCAACGTATATCTTTCATGAATAACGACAAAACTCCATACACATCACTTCTAATAAAGCTGAGAGCCAGTCAAAGAGATACTTCCATAAAATCAAATGAATCTTTGCCCCCATACTTAACTTCTTTGTTGTCACAACGGAGCGATAGCTATAGCACGAAACAGAACAGTCAACA GTCCCAAAGTCTCGGTGTTAACGACACTCTTCTTTTGGACATGGTGCGTTCAAGGAGCCGTGAAGTAGAGGACGAGTTACGAGACCAGCCGCTCATGTTATCCAGTGACGATAATGACAA tcAAAATTTGAACGAGTCATGTGTTCACGGTATGAGCATTCGCATGACAGAGCGCAGCGCGTCTCGTTCACGCGTCTCCCGGATGTCTACTCGCCGTGATATGGACATACCGTCCATACTTGCATTCACTACAAATGTGCCTGCCCCACCG ACCCATTTAGAAATACCAGCATTTCAAAAGGTAGAGCAACGACGTGAGGAAATTCCGCGATGGTCGATACGACGATCTGTCTGTCCAGTGTGTTCCCAAAAATGGAAAGATAAAAGCTCTATAACGAATGTTAAATATTCGG GTCTGAAGAGAAATTCACTATATTACGAGTTGCCATCTGTTATTGCACCAGCTCGCTTGAGGACATTAATCTCAATCGGACA CTCCCCACGACCAGTGCCTGCTGCTGTAGATAAGGAAGCTGGTGTACAACAAGGAGGTCTCCGTAATACGAGCACGTCGTGGCAATTGACAAGGGCTCGTCGCTTCCGAGCCCCTAAACTTCAACTCCCTCCTCCTGAAGCAACAGCGCCCCCAAGTTGTAACGCACCAATGGCACGAAAAGATTTAGACCTTCGCGTTACTCGTTTTCTTTCGGATTAA
- the LOC126771537 gene encoding enoyl-[acyl-carrier-protein] reductase, mitochondrial isoform X1 yields the protein MPFLRLTRKFICGVKTLNITSSSSFLNISRNLMSKSLYYCEFGDPIQVVKFRELEVPPLKSQEVLVRMLAAPVNPADINTIQGKYPVKINLPIIPGNEGVGVIENIGNEISDMCPGDRVIITKPAKGTWRNIGIFTKDVLRVIPKDLGIVEAATLTVNPCTAYRMLSDFKPVRDGLVVIQNGANSACGQNIIQLCKAWGVKNINIVRNRPEINELKKYLESLGATYVLTEEELRSTTIFKDNKVDRPSLALNCVGGKSALELTRHLQKSGIMVTYGAMSREPVSIPNAALIFKNISFHGFWMTAWNEKASADEKEVMMKDIISLMCEKKLKGPIYKMVKFEEYKEALANALTTQGFAGCKYILDFNS from the exons ATGCCTTTTTTACGATTGACTCGTAAATTTATATGTGGTGTGAAAACCTTGAATATAACAAGCAGCTCGAGTTTTCTTAACATTTCACGAAATCTAATGTCAAAAAGTCTGTATTATTGTGAATTTGGTGATCCAATCCAAGTAGTTAAATTCAGGGAATTAGAAGTGCCACCTCTTAAAAGCCAAGAAGTTCTAGTGCGCATGCTAGCAGCTCCGGTCAACCCGGCAGATATTAATACAATTCAag gaaaATATCCCGTAAAAATAAATCTACCTATAATACCAGGAAATGAAGGTGTAGGTGTTATAGAAAATATCGGCAATGAAATATCTGACATGTGTCCAGGAGATAGAGTTATTATCACTAAACCAGCCAAGGGTACATGGCGTAATATTGGTATTTTTACAAAAGATGTTTTACGAGTGATTCCAAAAGACTTAGGAATAGTTGAAGCAGCAACTCTTACAGTTAACCCTTGTACTGCATATAGAATGCTATCAGATTTTAAGCCTGTCCGTGATGGTCTTGTTGTAATACAAAATGGAGCAAACAGTGCCTGTGGTCAAAACATTATACAACTTTGCAAAGCATGGGGagtgaaaaatataaacatagtcAGAAATCGACCTGAAATTAATGAATTGAAGAAGTACCTCGAGAGTTTAGGAGCTACATATGTACTCACTGAAGAAGAATTACGTAGTACTACTATATTTAAGGACAACAAAGTAGATAGACCATCATTAGCACTGAATTGTGTAGGAGGAAAAAGTGCATTAGAACTAACAAGACATTTGCAGAAATCTGGTATTATGGTTACATATGGTGCAATGTCTAGAGAACCAGTCAGCATTCCAAATGCAgcacttatttttaaaaacatttcttttcaTGGATTTTGGATGACAGCATGGAATGAAAAAGCCTCTGCCGATGAAAAAGAGGTCATgatgaaagatattataagtttaatgtGTGAAAAAAAGTTAAAGGGTCCCATTTATAAGATGGTAAAATTTGAAGAATATAAGGAAGCTCTTGCAAATGCACTTACAACACAAGGCTTTGCTGGCTGCAAAtacattttagattttaattcatag